The Streptomyces sp. DG1A-41 genomic sequence CGCCAGCGCGCCCAGCCCCTGGACGTCCCCCACGCGCACGTGGGCCCGCATCGCGGTCGCCCCGTGCCCGAGCTGGAGCAGCGCGGCCTCGGTCGCCCGGCGCTGGACCTCCTGTGGCTCGTACGAGACCGGGCCCTGGGCGTCGGCGGACAGCGCCGTGTCGGCATGGGCGTGCGGCTCGGCCGGGGCCGGCAGCAGCAGATAGCCGCCGAGATCCACGCGCGCCCCGCACGCGCGCGTGCCGACCGCCGCCAGGCTGCCGGCCGTGCCGACCGCCTCGATACGCCCGCCGCCCAGCCGTACGTCCACGGTCCGGCCGTCGGTGAGCCGCGCCCCGCACAGCAGCAGCGACGACGGGTCGGCCGGACCCGGCGAGGACGACGGGGGCGGAGGTGGCTGCGGCTGGCTGTCGGGCATCGCGCTCCTGGGGCTCGGCTGCGCACGCGAGGACGCATGATCACTCAGAGTGAGACGAGCCTAGGACGGCCCCCCGCCCGTCGCGGGGAGGAGCGCAATAGTCGTACCGGCGTGGTCCGCTGTGCGGAACGCGAGGCACGCACGAGGCGGCGGGGAGGACGGTGCGCGCGGCCCGGCCGGGTACCCGAAACGGATTTGGGTGAACGGCGGCAGAGCGTGTAATGTCTTCATCGCTCGCCCCAATAGCTCAGTCGGCAGAGCGTCTCCATGGTAAGGAGAAGGTCAACGGTTCGATTCCGTTTTGGGGCTCTGATGTGAACGGTTCCCGTCGCGAGGCGGGGCCCGGCCACATCAAAGCGGTGTAGCTCAGTCGGTAGAGCAAGCGGCTCATAATCGCTGTGTCACCGGTTCAAGTCCGGTCACCGCTACTCTCAGTAGCCGATTGCGGGGTCGGTCCTTCGATCGGCTACTCTTCTTGCGTTAAACAGTCCATCCGTTCGTCTTAGGAGCACTCACGTGGCTGCCACCGACGTCCGCCCGAAGATCACGCTGGCCTGCGTGGAGTGCAAGGAGCGGAACTACATCACCAAGAAGAACCGGCGTAACAACCCGGACCGTCTTGAGATGAAGAAGCACTGCCCGCGTTGCAACGCGCACACCGCGCACCGCGAGACGCGATAAATCAGGCTCGTACGCGAGGCCGTTCCCGAGTGATCGGGGGCGGCCTCGCGTCGTTGAACGACCCGTACCGTTCAGTAGCGCAACCAGGAGGTGCCGGGCCATGGCGCTCGACCAGTCCTTCGTGGGGCGGACGTACCCGCCCACCGAGCCCTACGAGGTGGGCCGGGAGAAGATCCGTGAGTTCGCCGAGGCGGTCGGGGACGCCAACCCGGCGTACACGGACGCGGAGGCCGCCAAGGCGCTCGGCCACCCCGACGTGATCGCGCCGCCGACCTTCGTCTTTTCGATCACCTTCAGGGCCGCGGGGCAGGTCGTCCAGGACCCCCAGCTCGGCCTGGACTACAGCCGAGTCGTGCACGGTGACCAGAAGTTCGCCTACCGCCGCCCGGTCCGCGCCGGCGACCGGCTCACGGTCACCTCCACCATCGAGGCGATCAAGTCCCTCGCGGGCAACGACATCCTGGACATCCGGGGCGAGGTCCACGACGAGGCCGGCGAGCACGTCGTGACCGCCTGGACCAAGCTCGTGGCCCGCGCGGCCGAGGAGGCGTGAGCGATCCCATGACGGCGAAGATCTCCTACTCGGACGTCGAGGTCGGCACCGAACTGCCCGCACAGACATTCCCCGTGACCCGCGCGACCCTCGTCCGGTACGCGGGCGCCTCCGGCGACTTCAACCCGATCCACTGGAACGAGAAGTTCGCCAAGGAGGTCGGCCTGCCGGACGTCATCGCGCACGGCATGTTCACCATGGCCGAGGCGATCCGCGTGGTCACCGACTGGGCCGGCGACCCGGGAGCGGTCGTCGAGTACGGCGTCCGCTTCACCAAACCCGTCGTCGTCCCGAACGACGACCAGGGCGCCGTGATCGAGGTCGGTGGCAAGGTCGCGGCCAAGCTCGACGACAACACGGTCCGCGTGGACCTGACGGCGACGAGCGCCGGGCAGAAGGTGCTGGGCATGTCGCGCGCGGTCGTGCGGCTGGCCTGAGACGGCAGATGCGGGGTAAGGGGCGCTCTCCAATGCGGGGCGCCCCTCATGGCGGCCCTCGTCCCCGGGCGGGGGTCGCACGCACGTGTGCGGAGGCTGTCAGTGCCGTCTCGTACTCTTGAGCCCGTGCAGGAACTCCACGACGCCCCCCTCGCCCCGCTGACCACCTTCCGGCTGGGCGGCCCCGCGACCCGGCTGGTCACCGCGACGACGGACGACGAGGTGATCGCCGTCGTGCGCGAAGCCGACGAGGCGGGCACCCCGCTGCTGGTCATCGGCGGCGGCTCGAACCTGGTCATCGGCGACAAGGGCTTCGAGGGCACCGCCCTCGTCATCGCCACCAAGGGCTACACCCTCGACGGCACGAGACTGGAACTGGCCGCCGGCGAGGTGTGGACCGACGCCGTCGCCCGCACGGTGGAGGCGGGCCTGGCCGGCATCGAGTGCCTGGCCGGCATCCCGGGCTCGGCGGGCGCGACCCCCATCCAGAACGTCGGGGCGTACGGCCAGGAGGTCTCCTCGACGATCACCGAGGTCGTCGCCTACGACCGCCGCACCGGCGAGACGGTCACCCTGGCCAACGAGGACTGCGCCTTCTCCTACCGCCACAGCCGCTTCAAGGCCGACCCGGAGCGATACGTGGTCCTGCGCGTCCGCTTCTCCCTGGAGGACGCCGGCGGCCTCTCCGCCCCCCTCAGGTACGCCGAGACGGCCCGCGCCCTCGGCGTCGAAGCCGGCGACCGCGTCCCGCTCGCCTCGGCCCGCGACACCGTGCTCAAGCTGCGCGCCGGCAAGGGCATGGTCCTGGACCCCGAGGACCACGACACCTGGTCGGCCGGCTCCTTCTTCACCAACCCGATCCTCACGGACGCGGACTTCGCGACCTTCCGCGCGCGCGTGCGCGAGCGCCTCGGCGACGGCGTGGAGCCTCCCGCGTACCCGGCCGGTGAGGGCCGTACGAAGACCTCCGCGGCCTGGCTGATCGACAAGGCGGGCTTCACGAAGGGCTACGGCGACGGCCCCGCGCGCATCTCCACGAAGCACACCCTGGCGCTGACCAACCGGGGCAGCGCGACCACGGAGGACCTGCTCGCCCTCGCCCGCGAGGTCGTTGCCGGTGTCCGCGAGGCCTTCGGGGTCACGCTGGTGAACGAGCCGGTGACGGTCGGGGTCAGCCTGTAGGCACCCCGCCTCGGTGCTGAGGCCGGGTGGATCCGCAGCCCGGCGGGACGGGCGCCGCCCCAGCGGCACGAATGCCCGCAGCTAGGCGGCGAGCCGCATGCCCCACGCCCCCCCCCGCGTGGCCCGCCCCCCGCACCGCCCCGACCCACCCCGTCGCGCAGGCGCTACGACGCCAGCCAGTCGTCCACCCCGGCCAGCAGCTTCGTCTTCACGTCCTCCGGTGCCGCCGCCCCCCGGACCGACTGCCGAGCCACCTCCGCCAACTCCGCATCCGTGAACCCGTGATGCCGCCGCGCGATCTCGTACTGCGCGGCAAGACGCGAACCGAACAGCAACGGGTCGTCCGCGCCCAGCGCCAGCGGCACCCCCGCCTCGAACAGCGTCCGCAGCGGCACGTCCTCCGGCTTCTCGTACACCCCCAGCGCCACATTCGACGCCGGGCACACCTCACACGTCACCTGCCGGTCCGCCAGCCGCTTCATCAGCCGTGGATCCTCCGCCGCCCGCACGCCGTGCCCGACCCGGTCCGCCCCCAGGTCGTCCAGACAGTCCCGCACCGACGACGGCCCCGCCAGCTCGCCCCCGTGCGGCGTCGACAACAGTCCGGCCTCCCGCGCGATCCCGAACGCCCGGTCGAAGTCCCGCGCCATCCCCCGCCGCTCGTCGTTCGACAGCCCGAACCCGACGACCCCCCGGTCCGCGTACCGCACCGCCAGCCGCGCCAGCGTCCGCGCGTCCAGCGGGTGCTTCATCCGGTTCGCCGCGACCAGCACCCGCATACCGAGCCCGGTCTCCCGCGACGTCGTCTCCACCGCGTCGAGGATGACCTCCAGCGCCGGGATCAACCCGCCCAGCCGCGGCGCGTACGACGTCGGGTCGACCTGGATCTCCAGCCACCCCGACCCGTCCCGCAGATCCTCCTCCGCGGCCTCCCGTACCAGCCGCTGGATGTCCTCCGGCTCCCGCAGACACGAGCGTGCCGCGTCGTACAGCCGCTGAAAGCGGAACCAGCCCCGCTCGTCCGTCGCCCGCAGTCTCGGCGGCTCCCCGCCGACCAGCGACTCGGTCAGCGCGTCGGGCAGGCGCACCCCGTGCTTGTCGGCCAGTTCCAGCACGGTCGAGGGCCGCATCGACCCGGTGAAGTGCAGGTGCAGATGGGCTTTCGGCAGTTCAGAGACATCACGTACACGCTCCATTCCAGGATCCTGCCGTACGTCTCAGCTGTCCCGGTAGCTGTTTCCCCGAACGTGGTCTTGCTCGCACTCCCACACGAGAAAGCGGACCGCTCCCCGAAAGGGGAACGGCCCGCTTCGACCACTCACGTGAGCAGTCAGTCCCTGGCCTCCGCCAGCAGCTTCTGCATCCGGCTCACGCCCTCGGCGAGATCCTCGTCACCCAGCGCGTACGACAGCCGCAGATACCCGGGCGTACCGAACGCCTCACCCGGCACCACCGCCACCTCGGCCTCTTCCAGGATCAGCGCGGCCAGCTCGACCGTGTCCTTGGGCCGCCGGCCCCGGATCTCCTTGCCGACCAGCGCCTTCACCGACGGGTACGCGTAGAACGCACCCTCCGGCTCCGGGCACACCACGCCGTCGATCTCGTTCAGCATCCGCACCATGGTCTTGCGGCGCCGGTCGAACGCCTCGCGCATCTTCTCGACGGCGACCAGGTCACCGGAGACGGCGGCCAGCGCGGCGGCCTGGGCGACGTTGGACACGTTCGACGTGGCGTGCGACTGGAGGTTCGTCGCGGCCTTGACCACGTCCTTCGGGCCGATGATCCACCCGACCCGCCAGCCGGTCATCGCGTACGTCTTCGCGACACCGTTCACCACGATGCACTTGTCACGCAGCTCGGGCAGCACCGCCGGCAGCGACACGGCGGAGGCGTCGCCGTAGACCAGGTGCTCGTAGATCTCGTCGGTGAGCACCCACAGGCCGTGCTCGACGGCCCAGTGGCCGATGGCCTCGGTCTCCTGCTCGCTGTAGACCGCGCCGGTCGGGTTGGACGGCGAGACGAACAGGACGACCTTCGTCTTCTCCGTACGGGCCGCCTCCAGCTGCTCGACGGACACCCGGTAGCCGGTCGTCTCGTCGGCGACGACCTCCACCGGGACACCCCCGGCGAGCCGGATCGACTCCGGGTACGTCGTCCAGTACGGCGCGGGCACGATGACCTCGTCGCCCGGGTCGAGGATCGCGGCGAAGGCCTCGTAGATGGCCTGCTTGCCACCGTTGGTGACGAGGATCTGCGACGCGTCGACCTCGTAGCCGGAGTCGCGCAGCGTCTTCGCGGCGATCGCGGCCTTCAGCTCGGGCAGGCCGCCGGCCGGCGTGTAGCGGTGGAACTTCGGGTTCTTGCAGGCCTCGATCGCGGCCTCGACGATGTAGTCCGGGGTCGGGAAGTCGGGCTCACCGGCGCCGAAGCCGATCACCGGCCGCCCTGCGGCCTTGAGGGCCTTGGCCTTGGCGTCCACGGCGAGGGTGGCGGACTCGGAGATCGCGCCGACTCGGGCGGAGACCCGGCGCTCGGTGGGAGGGGTTGCAGCGCTCATGGGCCCCATCGTTTCAGACCGGAAACGTGCGCGGCACGGGGGTTTCACAGACTGAACAACGCCGGGCAAACCCCAGAACAACAGTCCGGACCGACCGCGCGGCCTGGGCGATCTTCAGCCGGAGCCCGGCCGTCCGCACCCCGTTCCGCAGGCGATCTTCCGCCAACGAGGCCTTACTGGCGCCCATTCTGTTCGACGACCGGCCGCAGACCACGTACACTCTCACCTCGTTGGCCTTCAGCGGGCCGCGCCCCGTTCGGTGCACACCAAGCATCCGGACGGATGCGGTACGTTGGGGGACACGCAAAGGGTCGTAGCTCAATTGGTAGAGCACTGGTCTCCAAAACCAGCGGTTGGGGGTTCAAGTCCCTCCGGCCCTGCTACACACACCGTCGCCAGGATGTGTGCGCATGTACGTACAGCAATGCACCGCCGTGCGGCTCAGACCGGGCGCGGCACGGCCACGACCCGGAATCAGGTGAGGACGAGTGACGGACGCCGTGGGCTCCATCGACATGCCTGATGCCCAGGACGAGGCGCCGGAGTCCAAGAAGACCCGCAAGGGCGGCAAGCGCGGCAAGAAGGGCCCGCTGAAGCGGCTCGCCCTCTTCTACCGCCAGATCGTCGCGGAGCTGCGCAAGGTCGTCTGGCCGACCCGCAACCAGCTGACGACGTACACGACCGTGGTGATCATCTTCGTGGTCATCATGATCGGCCTGGTCACCGTGATTGACTATGGACTCAGCCACGCCGCCAAGTACGTGTTCGGCTGAGCCGCCAGCGAAGAGCGCCGAGGTACCCGGCGCTCCTTTCGCATGTTCCACCCCCATGTATCCAGGAAGAAGCAGCCACCGTGTCTGACCCGAACGTGAACGACGCCATCGAGCCTGTCGAGTCCGTCGAGGACGAGCTCGACACCGTCGAGGGCGCGGACAGCGAGGACACCGAGGCCTCCGCCGAGGTCGAGGCTGCCGACGCCGTCGCGGACGACGCCGCCGAGGCGGAGACCGAATCCGGTGAAGAGATCGCGGAAGAGTCCGAGGAAGAGCCCGAGGACGACCGCGACCCGATCGAGAAGCTCCGCGAGGAACTGCGGGTCCTGCCCGGCGAGTGGTACGTCATCCACACCTACGCCGGCTACGAGAACCGCGTGAAGACCAACCTGGAGCAGCGCGCCGTCTCGCTGAACGTCGAGGACTACATCTTCCAGGCCGAGGTGCCGCAGGAGGAGGTCGTCCAGATCAAGAACGGCGACCGCAAGACGATCAAGCAGAACAAGCTCCCGGGCTACGTCCTCGTCCGCATGGACCTGACGAACGAGTCCTGGGGCGTCGTGCGCAACACCCCCGGCGTCACCGGCTTCGTGGGCAACGCCTACGACCCGTACCCGCTGACGCTGGACGAGATCGTCAAGATGCTCGCCCCGGAGGCCGAGGAGAAGGCCGCCCGCGAGGCCGCCGAGGCCGAGGGCAAGCCGGCTCCGCAGCGCAAGGTCGAGGTCCAGGTGCTGGACTTCGAGGTCGGCGACTCGGTCACCGTCACCGACGGCCCGTTCGCCACGCTCCAGGCGACCATCAACGAGATCAACCCGGACTCGAAGAAGGTCAAGGGCCTCGTGGAGATCTTCGGCCGCGAGACGCCGGTCGAGCTCTCCTTCGACCAGATCCAGAAGAACTAGCAGCACCCCGGCTTCCGAGCAGGTCAGACGGGCTCCTGGAGTCTGCCTGACCTGCTCGGTTTTTGGCCGCACATGGATACCCGTTATCGTTGTGCGGTATGCCTCCATCCGGCTCATCCGGATCAGGGGCTGGAAAACTCTCACTAGGACCCGGAGAGAGCACATGCCTCCCAAGAAGAAGAAGGTCACGGGGCTCATCAAGCTCCAGATCCAGGCCGGTGCCGCCAACCCGGCCCCGCCGGTCGGCCCCGCGCTGGGCCAGCACGGCGTCAACATCATGGAGTTCTGCAAGGCCTACAACGCCGCGACCGAGTCGCAGCGTGGCTGGGTCATCCCGGTGGAGATCACGGTCTACGAGGACCGTTCCTTCACCTTCATCACCAAGACCCCGCCGGCCGCGAAGATGATCCTCAAGGCCGCGGGCGTGGACAAGGGCTCCGGCGAGCCGCACAAGACCAAGGTCGCGAAGATCACGCGTGACCAGGTCCGCGAGATCGCCACCACAAAGATGCCCGACCTCAACGCCAACAGCCTGGACGCCGCCGAGAAGATCATCGCCGGCACCGCCCGTTCCATGGGCGTCACGGTCGAGGGCTGAGCCCCAACCCCATCAGCAGAAGTGGCAGGGCCTGCTCGGCCCGGACCACGACTCCTAAGAATCCACAGGAGCAGTAGTGAGCAAGCGCAGCAAGTCCCTTCGCGCTGCGGACGCCAAGATCGACCGGGAGAAGCTCTACGCCCCGCTCGAGGCCGTCCGTCTCGCCAAGGAGACCTCCACGACCAAGTTCGACGGCACCGTCGAGGTCGCCTTCCGTCTGGGTGTCGACCCGCGCAAGGCCGACCAGATGGTCCGTGGCACCGTGAACCTCCCGCACGGCACCGGTAAGACCGCCCGGGTCCTGGTCTTCGCGACCGGCGACCGTGCCGAGGCCGCGCGTGCCGCGGGCGCCGACATCGTCGGCGCCGACGAGCTGATCGACGAGGTGTCGAAGGGCCGTCTGGACTTCGACGCCGTCGTCGCCACCCCGGACCTCATGGGCAAGGTCGGCCGCCTGGGCCGCGTGCTCGGTCCGCGTGGTCTGATGCCGAACCCGAAGACGGGCACCGTCACCCCCGACGTCGCCAAGGCCGTCACCGAGATCAAGGGCGGCAAGATCGAGTTCCGTGTCGACAAGCACGCGAACCTGCACTTCATCATCGGCAAGTCGTCCTTCGACGACACCAAGCTGGTGGAGAACTACGGCGCGGCGCTGGAGGAGATCCTCCGTCTGAAGCCGTCCGCCGCCAAGGGCCGGTACATCAAGAAGGCCGCCATCACCACCACGATGGGCCCCGGCATCCCGGTCGACCCGAACCGCACCCGCAACCTCCTCGTCGAGGAGGACCCGGCCGCGGTCTGAGCCTGACGGCTCACCCAACCGGTCACGGGCCCCGCACCTCTCACAGGTGCGGGGCCCGTTCCCCTTTCCGGTACGTACGCCGGTGGCCTGGGTTAACGTGCGGGAACCGGATGGGAACGGGGGGACGTATGCAGGGCACGACCGTGCGCCGCGTGGGCCTGGTGCTCGCGGTGGCGACCGCGCTGACGGGGATGGCCGCCTGCACCTCCCCGGACTCCTCCGACGGCCCCGGCAAGGACGACCGGGCCGCGCACGGCAGGTCCGTCGCGGCCCTGCGCTCCGCCGAGCGCGCCACCCAGCGGGCCGAGTCCGCCCGGGTCGAGTCCACGACGACCGTGGGCTCGCTGATGTCCATGACCGCCGACGGCACCCTCGGCTGGGGCGACGGCATCAGCGGCACCCTGACCATCACGTACACCGGCGGCACCCTGGCCGACACCATGCGCCGGCTCGGCAGCACCTCCATGGAGGCCCGCTACCTGCCCGACGCCTACTACGCGCGCATGGGCGAGAAGTTCGCCGAGCAGGCCGGCGGCAAGCACTGGATCCGGTACGCGTACGAGGACCTGGAAGCTCTCGCCGGTGGCTCCGGTGCCCACCTCGGCGACCAGATGCGCACCACCACGCCCAACCAGTCCGTGAAGCTCCTGCTGGCCTCCGGGGACGCCCGAAAGGTCGGCGAGGAGTCCGTGCGCGGCCGGCCCGCCACGCACTACTCCGGCACCGTGGTCGCCGCGGACGTCACCGATGCCGCCCTGAAGGAGCGGCTCACCGAGGTCGGCGTCACCACCGAGACCGTCGACATCTGGATCGACGAGCGGAACCTGCTGGTCAAGAAGGTGGAGAAGGCCCGGATGACCACGGGCCTGATGACCCAGACCGCGTACTACGGCGACTACGGCGTGCGGGTCCGGGCCCAGCGGCCCCCGTTGTCGGACACCGGGGACTTCGAGGACCTGATGCGGAAGAAGGCCGGTACGTCCTGAGGTCTCCGTGAAACCGGATAGATCACTTGTGCCCCTCTGGGATAGGCTCACGGCCTTGCTGTGCAGCAAGCAAGTATTCCTTGGGGGGAATCAATGAGGACATCCATACCTGTCGCCGGGCTGGGCGCTCTGCTTCTCGCCGCCGGGGCGGTCGGCTGCGGTTCTGAGCAGTCGCCGGAGATGACGCCCGCGGCCGCCGTCGCCAAGGCGGCGAAGAACACGGAGGACATCACGTCCCTCCGGTACCGCATGAGCGGCACCGTGCCGGAGTCGGGCCGGGTCAAGGGCGAGGCGTCGATGCGCCTGAAGCCCACGATCGCCATGAGCATGAAGATGACGGCCCCCGAGCAGGGCGCCACCGAGGCCATGGAGATCCGCCTCGTCGACAAGGCCATGTACATCGGTGGGGGAGCCGAGATGGCCAAGGAGATGGACGGCAAGACCTGGATGAAGTTCGACCTGTCCGGGTCTGACGCGGGCAAGGAGCTGGACCAGCTGGGGTCCGCGAACCAGGCCGAGCAGAACCCGGCGGCGGAGTCCACCTTCCTCACGGGCGCCAAGGACGTGAAGAAGGTCGGCTCCGAGAAGGTCGAGGGCGTCGACACGACCCACTACACGGGCACCGTCACGCTCAAGGACCTCCGCGCGTCCCTCAAGGACGGGAAGGCGGACACCCGCGAGCAGCGAGAGAAGAGCATCAAGCAGTACGAGAAGCTGGGCGTCGACAAGCTCACGATGGACATGTGGGTCGACGGCGACGACCACACCAAGCAGTTCCGGATGAAGGGCGAGGCCGACAAGGGCCCGCTCGACATGACCATCACCTTCCTCGACTACAACAAGCCGGTGAACGTCACGGCCCCGCCGGCCAAGGACGTCGCCGACCTCGCCGACCTGTTCAAGGAACTCGACGCGAGCTGATCCGCCGTACGGGCGGATTTGCTTGACGGCGATCCGTTCCCGTACTCTCCTACAGAAGCCAAAGACCGCTGGTCGTTACCGCGCGCTCGGATGAGGGTGCGGTGGCCGAAGGATCCGCTGAACGGCGGACGGCCCGCGCAGGTGACAGTGGAAGAGTTCCCGGAGTGCGCCGCCTCGTGCGTGCGTGCAGTCGGTCGAGCTTCGCCCCGTGCGCCTGCGCCGGGGCGTTTCGTTTTCCCCAGTCCTCCTTCGGGTCCGCGCGGTCCGAATCACCCGGAAGGAGGCCGAGGCTCATGGCGAGGCCTGACAAGGTCGATGCCGTCGAGGAGATGCGGGACAAGTTCCGCAACTCCAACGGCGCCGTCATTACCGCGTACACCGGTCTCACCGTGGCGCAGCTCCAGCAGCTGCGTCGTTCACTCGGTGAGAACGCTCAGTACCGTGTGGCGAAGAACACGCTGACCAAGATTGCGGCCAACGAGGCCGGGATCACCGCGATCGACGACCTCTTCACGGGTTCGTCGGCCGTCGCCTTCGTGACCGGTGACCCGGTCGAGGCGGCGAAGGGTCTCCGTGACTTCGCCAAGAACAACCCCAGCCTGGTCATCAAGGGCGGCGTCCTTGACGGCAAGGCGTTGTCCGCTGATGAGATCAAGAAGCTTGCGGACCTCGAGTCCCGCGAGGTTCTGCTCTCCAAGCTGGCCGGTGCCATGAAGGGCAAGCAGTCCCAGGCTGCCTCTGTCTTCCAGGCGCTGCCGTCGAAGCTCGTCCGCACCGTGGACGCGCTCCGTGCCAAGCAGGACGAGCAGGGCGGTGCCGAGTAACTCGGCTCGCATCCCGGCCCCCGCTGCCTGAAAGCGGAGGCCGTCGCGGGCCAGTAGTACGCCCGCCTCACATGTACATCCGGCACCTGCCGAATTAGTGGAAGGACCGCCATCATGGCGAAGCTCAGCCAGGAAGACCTGCTCGCGCAGTTCGAGGAGATGACCCTCATCGAGCTCTCCGAGTTCGTGAAGGCGTTCGAGGAGAAGTTCGACGTCACCGCCGCCGCGGCCGCCCCGGTCGTCGTCGCCGGTGGTGCCGCTGGTGGCGCCGCCGCCGAGGCCGAGCCCGAGAAGGACGAGTTCGACGTCATCCTCACCGGTGCCGGCGACAAGAAGATCCAGGTCATCAAGGTCGTGCGTGAGCTGACCTCCCTGGGCCTGAAGGAGGCCAAGGACCTGGTCGACGGTGCGCCGAAGCCGGTTCTGGAGAAGGTCAACAAGGAGGCCGCCGACAAGGCCAAGGAGTCCCTCGAGGGCGCCGGCGCCTCCGTCGAGGTCAAGTAAGACCTCCCGGATCCGCCAGGATCCACGACACGTCCCACTGGGCGTGTAACGCGTAAGCGCGGAAGAGCGATCATCCATCCGGGTGGTCGCTCTTCGGCGTTTGCGGGGTCCGGCCGCGGTTGCCTTGCACCCTCTGTGGCGGCGGGTATGGTGATCTTCGTCGTGTCTGGGCGGGCCCCGGTTCGGGCAGGGGGGCCTTGACGAACCGCACGCAGCGCGCAATTCTCAGGACGCGTCGTCACAAGGATCCGAATCCGAGGTATGGATCGGCGACGAAGAGGGCAGTATCAACGTGCGTTGAGGGCAGCGCCTTGTCGCAGGAGTGGAACAACGAGGGTCAACACGGGTCTGACAACCCGGACTGGACATCAGTGTGCCATGTGGCTACACTGACCCTTTGCGCTGCCTGTTAGCTGTCCCCTGCCCGTCACCAGGGGTCTGCCCTCGCCCGAGCATCGACGACAAGACCTGTCTGATCTGGCTTTTCGGCCGGACGGACATAGCTTGTCTCTGTGTACGGGAGAGGGGCCGGTACGCGCGTAGTGAGTCCGAGCCCTCGGAAGGACCCCCTCTTGGCCGCCTCGCGCAACGCCTCGACCGCGAATACGAACAACGGCGCCAGCACCGCCCCGCTGCGCATCTCTTTTGCAAAGATCAAGGAGCCTCTCGAGGTTCCGAACCTGCTCGCGCTGCAGACCGAGAGCTTCGACTGGCTGCTCGGCAACACGGCCTGGCAGAGTCGGGTCGAGGAGGCTCTGGAGAACGGTCAGGACGTCCCCACCAAGTCCGGGCTCGAGGAGATCTTCGAGGAGATCTCCCCGATCGAGGACTTCAGCGGGTCGATGTCGCTGACCTTCCGCGACCACCGCTTCGAGCCGCCGAAGAACTCGATCGACGAGTGCAAGGAGCGCGACTTCACGTACGCGGCCCCGCTCTTCGTCACCGCCGAGTTCACGAACAACGAGACCGGCGAGATCAAGTCCCAGACCGTCTTCATGGGCGACTTCCCGTTGATGACGAACAAGGGCACCTTCGTCATCAACGGCACCGAGCGTGTCGTGGTGTCGCAGCTCGTCCGTTCGCCCGGTGTCTACTTCGACTCCTCCATCGACAAGACGTCCGACAAGGACATCTTCTCCGCCAAG encodes the following:
- the rplL gene encoding 50S ribosomal protein L7/L12 translates to MAKLSQEDLLAQFEEMTLIELSEFVKAFEEKFDVTAAAAAPVVVAGGAAGGAAAEAEPEKDEFDVILTGAGDKKIQVIKVVRELTSLGLKEAKDLVDGAPKPVLEKVNKEAADKAKESLEGAGASVEVK
- a CDS encoding DUF1396 domain-containing protein, whose protein sequence is MRTSIPVAGLGALLLAAGAVGCGSEQSPEMTPAAAVAKAAKNTEDITSLRYRMSGTVPESGRVKGEASMRLKPTIAMSMKMTAPEQGATEAMEIRLVDKAMYIGGGAEMAKEMDGKTWMKFDLSGSDAGKELDQLGSANQAEQNPAAESTFLTGAKDVKKVGSEKVEGVDTTHYTGTVTLKDLRASLKDGKADTREQREKSIKQYEKLGVDKLTMDMWVDGDDHTKQFRMKGEADKGPLDMTITFLDYNKPVNVTAPPAKDVADLADLFKELDAS
- the rplA gene encoding 50S ribosomal protein L1: MSKRSKSLRAADAKIDREKLYAPLEAVRLAKETSTTKFDGTVEVAFRLGVDPRKADQMVRGTVNLPHGTGKTARVLVFATGDRAEAARAAGADIVGADELIDEVSKGRLDFDAVVATPDLMGKVGRLGRVLGPRGLMPNPKTGTVTPDVAKAVTEIKGGKIEFRVDKHANLHFIIGKSSFDDTKLVENYGAALEEILRLKPSAAKGRYIKKAAITTTMGPGIPVDPNRTRNLLVEEDPAAV
- the rplJ gene encoding 50S ribosomal protein L10, which encodes MARPDKVDAVEEMRDKFRNSNGAVITAYTGLTVAQLQQLRRSLGENAQYRVAKNTLTKIAANEAGITAIDDLFTGSSAVAFVTGDPVEAAKGLRDFAKNNPSLVIKGGVLDGKALSADEIKKLADLESREVLLSKLAGAMKGKQSQAASVFQALPSKLVRTVDALRAKQDEQGGAE